In Rhodothermales bacterium, a single genomic region encodes these proteins:
- a CDS encoding PSD1 and planctomycete cytochrome C domain-containing protein yields the protein MTWRTPLLLMLSVSLAAAGLAAFRFARTPVSFNDDIRPVLNANCLRCHGGVRQAGGFSLLFPDEAQVPGESGRIPIVPGQPDSSEVIRRIRHSDPEERMPFEHPPLSGDQIDLLTRWIEAGAPFETHWAYVPPDSTLTPPDISSPWIRNDIDRFILTRLEAQDLVLSPEAACYDLLRRLALDLTGLPLAPDQADAYCRAPGEKAYLTLVDSLLATPAYGEHLAATWLDLARYADTKGYRPDLHREIWPYRDWVIEAFNADMPFDRFTIEQLAGDLLPDPTISQRTATAFHRNSMASDEGGTDDEEFRVAGVIDRVNTTWEVWMGTTMVCVQCHSHPYDPFRHEEYFTSYAFFNNTADTDHYSEAPHLATYDALRADSVHTPIMMELEGDARRVTHRFTRGNWLDPAEVVEPGVPGSLPAMAPELPRNRLGFARWIVSPDHPLTSRVLANRLWAGLFGRGIVQTLEDFGTQGEPPTHSELLDWLAVRLRTTHGWRIKPFLREIVLSATYRQTSRLTPELLEQDPANLWLARGPRVRLSAEQIRDQGLVVSGLLHPSIGGPSVMPAQPPGIWSVQLRPQIQWKNADNPEDRRRRALYTYWRRSSPYPSMAAFDSPSREQCVSRRVSTNTPLQAFVTLNDPVYVEMARGLASRMAEAGPGLEDQITHGYRLTLLAPPSSETLGTLTELHHAARARYAGAPADTLAAAAGPLQPATPERAALVQVASALLNLDAFIMKP from the coding sequence ATGACCTGGCGAACGCCCCTCCTGTTGATGCTGAGCGTGTCGCTGGCTGCCGCCGGCCTCGCGGCGTTCCGTTTTGCCCGAACGCCGGTTTCGTTCAACGACGATATCCGCCCGGTGCTCAATGCCAACTGCCTCCGGTGTCACGGCGGTGTCCGTCAGGCCGGCGGCTTCAGCCTGCTGTTTCCTGATGAGGCCCAGGTTCCTGGCGAATCCGGCCGCATCCCCATCGTCCCCGGGCAGCCCGACTCCAGTGAGGTGATCCGCCGCATTCGTCACTCCGACCCCGAGGAGCGGATGCCGTTCGAACATCCGCCGCTGAGCGGTGACCAGATCGACCTCCTCACCCGCTGGATCGAGGCTGGCGCTCCGTTCGAAACCCACTGGGCCTACGTGCCGCCCGACTCGACTCTCACACCGCCCGACATCTCGTCTCCCTGGATCCGAAACGATATCGATCGCTTCATCCTGACCCGGCTCGAAGCGCAGGACCTGGTCCTCAGCCCGGAGGCCGCGTGTTACGACCTCCTCCGCCGGCTCGCGCTCGACCTCACCGGCTTACCCCTCGCTCCCGACCAGGCTGACGCCTATTGCCGAGCACCAGGCGAGAAAGCCTATCTGACCCTCGTCGATAGCCTGCTCGCCACGCCGGCGTACGGCGAACACCTCGCCGCCACCTGGCTGGACCTCGCCCGCTACGCGGACACCAAAGGCTACCGGCCCGACCTTCACCGAGAAATCTGGCCCTATCGGGACTGGGTGATCGAGGCGTTTAACGCAGACATGCCCTTCGACCGGTTCACCATCGAACAACTCGCCGGCGACCTCCTTCCCGATCCTACCATCTCTCAGCGCACCGCCACGGCCTTCCATCGCAACAGCATGGCCAGCGACGAAGGCGGGACGGACGACGAGGAGTTTCGCGTCGCCGGCGTGATCGATCGGGTCAACACGACCTGGGAGGTCTGGATGGGCACCACCATGGTCTGCGTCCAGTGCCACAGCCACCCCTACGACCCGTTCCGGCACGAGGAGTATTTCACCTCCTACGCCTTCTTCAACAACACGGCCGATACGGATCACTACTCGGAGGCTCCGCACCTCGCGACGTACGATGCACTGCGCGCCGATTCGGTGCATACGCCCATCATGATGGAACTCGAGGGGGATGCCCGCCGCGTCACCCATCGGTTCACCCGGGGAAACTGGCTGGATCCCGCCGAGGTCGTCGAACCGGGCGTGCCGGGCTCGTTGCCGGCGATGGCGCCCGAGCTGCCCCGCAATCGCCTCGGCTTCGCTCGATGGATCGTGAGCCCGGATCACCCGCTGACCTCCCGGGTGCTCGCGAACCGACTCTGGGCCGGCCTCTTCGGGCGAGGCATCGTGCAGACGCTGGAAGATTTTGGGACACAGGGCGAGCCGCCCACCCACTCCGAGTTGCTGGACTGGCTCGCCGTCCGCCTCCGCACCACCCACGGCTGGCGCATCAAGCCTTTTTTGCGGGAGATCGTCCTTTCGGCCACCTATCGCCAGACCAGCCGGCTCACGCCGGAACTCCTGGAGCAGGATCCAGCCAATCTGTGGCTGGCGCGGGGACCGCGCGTTCGTCTTTCGGCCGAGCAGATCCGCGACCAGGGGCTGGTCGTGAGCGGGCTCCTCCATCCGTCGATCGGCGGCCCGAGCGTCATGCCGGCCCAGCCGCCCGGCATCTGGAGCGTCCAACTCCGGCCCCAGATCCAGTGGAAAAACGCCGACAACCCGGAGGACCGTCGCCGGCGCGCCCTGTACACCTACTGGCGGCGATCCAGCCCCTACCCCTCGATGGCCGCGTTTGATAGCCCGAGCCGGGAGCAGTGTGTGTCGCGCCGGGTGAGCACCAACACCCCGCTACAGGCCTTCGTTACCCTGAACGACCCGGTCTACGTTGAGATGGCCCGGGGCCTCGCCAGCCGCATGGCCGAAGCAGGCCCGGGGCTCGAAGACCAGATCACGCACGGCTATCGCCTGACCCTGCTGGCCCCGCCCTCGTCCGAGACCCTGGGGACGCTCACTGAATTGCACCACGCGGCCCGCGCCCGGTACGCCGGTGCACCCGCGGACACCCTCGCCGCGGCCGCCGGCCCGCTGCAGCCGGCCACGCCGGAACGCGCCGCGTTGGTTCAAGTGGCCTCGGCCCTCCTGAACCTGGATGCGTTCATCATGAAACCATGA